The following is a genomic window from Desulforegula conservatrix Mb1Pa.
CATCAGAGCGCTGTCTCGGAAAGCAGGAAGATGGTGTACACGCCTGTGATGCTTGGCGCTGACATAGATCCGGATGCTGAAAAGGAAAATCATGAAGTAGCATTGGCTGGTAAGGGTTTTACCCCTGATGTTGAAAAAAAAATGGGCGAAAATGATCCTTCCCTGAATTACGCTCAGATAGATGAAATAGTTAATAAGGAAACGCCACTTCAAAAAATTAGCAAATTTATGAAAGAAGGGGGGTTAAAGTATCCGAAATGAAAAAAATAACCCTTATATCCACCATGCTTTTTTTTATGCTGTTTTCTTCTTGTATGGAAGCGGTAAAAGTGACCACAAAATATGCAGTTCCAGCAATAGCCGTTACTGAAGGGGCCATAAAAGCCACCGAGGTTCTGGATGAACGCGAGGAATATTATCTGGGCAGAAGCGTTGGCGTTAATATTTTGAAATCATACAAATTATACACAAATCCAAAGCATACGGAATACGTGGATCTTGTGGGAAATTCCGTGGCCATGCATTCGGATAATCCTGAAACCTATGGCGGCTACCATTTTGCAATTCTTGACTCAAAAGAGATTAATGCCTTTGCCTGTCCCGGAGGAATAATTTTCATCACAAAAGGCCTTCTGGATATGCTTAAAACAGAAGATGAACTGGCAGCGGTTCTTGCCCATGAAGTTTCCCACGTAAATAATAAAGATGGAATGAATTCAGTCCAAACTTCAAGATGGACACAGCTTGCGGCCATCTTGGGATCTGCCGCAGCCAGGACATATGGTTCCGAAGGCTTTGGCAAGATAGTCGGAGTGTTTGAAAACTCGGTCAATGATATTGTCAGTACCATAGTCGTTAATGGCTATAGCAAGGATCAGGAGTTTGCCGCAGATGGAATGGCAGTAAGAATACTTGGTGCTTCAGGCTATGATTCAGGCGCCATTAAAAGAGTTCTTGCAGCGTATGGAGAAAGGGAGAAGTCCGACCACCAGGGCTTTTTCAAAACACATCCCGGAGCTGCCGGAAGAATGAAGAGGCTCGAAATGCTGGCACAGGAAGACAAGCCTGAAAATGCCACAGATGGCAGAGTTGCTGCCCAGGCCTTTGATTCAAGAAAAAAACGTTTTGAGGATGCTTTTGGCAGATAAACAGCAATATGCTAGGAACATTCAAGGTAAACTTGTTTGCCAAGATTTAAAAATGATGGTTTCGCAAGAAGTCAGAAAAGGGCTTCGGCGTCGTGCCGGATTTGATTCGGCATCTTTGTTTTTT
Proteins encoded in this region:
- a CDS encoding SH3 domain-containing protein, whose translation is MNINKLFVLISVFLIFAVTCFGEAEKIARVKTKENYIRESDRFYSQIKAKVFYDETLQVIGKKNEWLNVRYKDTEGWIHQSAVSESRKMVYTPVMLGADIDPDAEKENHEVALAGKGFTPDVEKKMGENDPSLNYAQIDEIVNKETPLQKISKFMKEGGLKYPK
- a CDS encoding M48 family metalloprotease, giving the protein MKKITLISTMLFFMLFSSCMEAVKVTTKYAVPAIAVTEGAIKATEVLDEREEYYLGRSVGVNILKSYKLYTNPKHTEYVDLVGNSVAMHSDNPETYGGYHFAILDSKEINAFACPGGIIFITKGLLDMLKTEDELAAVLAHEVSHVNNKDGMNSVQTSRWTQLAAILGSAAARTYGSEGFGKIVGVFENSVNDIVSTIVVNGYSKDQEFAADGMAVRILGASGYDSGAIKRVLAAYGEREKSDHQGFFKTHPGAAGRMKRLEMLAQEDKPENATDGRVAAQAFDSRKKRFEDAFGR